A window of Actinomadura rubteroloni contains these coding sequences:
- a CDS encoding four-helix bundle copper-binding protein gives MPVREMLDDYPAAVHMDRAALAEAVELLGECAQACTACADACLAEDSVLDLTVCIRSNLDCADICEVTARILSRNTGYDSNVTRVQLMACVQACVAARDECDQHAAMHEHCRVCADVCRKCVTACQSLLDKVD, from the coding sequence ATGCCGGTTCGTGAAATGCTCGACGACTACCCGGCCGCCGTCCACATGGACCGCGCGGCGCTCGCCGAGGCGGTCGAACTGCTCGGCGAGTGCGCCCAGGCGTGCACGGCGTGCGCGGACGCCTGCCTGGCCGAGGACAGCGTCCTGGACCTGACGGTGTGCATCCGCTCCAACCTGGACTGCGCGGACATCTGCGAAGTCACCGCGCGCATCCTGTCGCGGAACACCGGCTACGACTCCAACGTCACCCGCGTGCAGCTCATGGCGTGCGTCCAGGCGTGCGTCGCGGCCCGCGACGAGTGCGACCAGCACGCCGCCATGCACGAGCACTGCCGCGTCTGCGCCGACGTCTGCCGCAAGTGCGTGACGGCGTGCCAGTCCCTCCTCGACAAGGTCGACTGA
- a CDS encoding ChaB family protein encodes MPMTTRDGKVKKSELPSTIQRSDDKAQRTFAEAHDSAVSEYGAGQRANRVAYGALKHTHEKVGDHWQPKAGGAKGPSDPQSAGGRTTRRYDAQGVDMNASKEHLYDIAKKLDVPGRSSMSKLELVKAIEKANRRQTAKARSK; translated from the coding sequence ATGCCCATGACGACGCGCGACGGCAAGGTCAAGAAGAGCGAGCTGCCCTCGACCATCCAGCGGTCCGACGACAAGGCGCAGCGGACGTTCGCCGAGGCCCACGACTCGGCCGTGTCCGAGTACGGCGCGGGCCAGCGCGCCAACCGCGTCGCGTACGGAGCGCTGAAGCACACGCACGAGAAGGTCGGCGACCATTGGCAGCCGAAGGCCGGGGGCGCGAAGGGACCGTCCGACCCGCAGTCGGCGGGCGGCCGGACGACGCGGCGTTATGACGCGCAGGGCGTCGACATGAACGCGTCCAAGGAGCACCTGTACGACATCGCGAAGAAGCTGGACGTGCCCGGACGCTCGTCCATGAGCAAGCTGGAACTCGTGAAGGCGATCGAGAAGGCCAACCGGCGGCAGACCGCCAAGGCCCGCTCGAAGTGA
- the ctaD gene encoding aa3-type cytochrome oxidase subunit I: MTAIDDPRPDTTAEEALARHRMGTRIGDVLATTDHKVVGYLYLTTSFTMFLIAGVMAMFMRAELLKPGLQIVSNQEYNQLFTMHGTIMLLLFATPLFSGFANVLVPLQIGAPDVAFPRLNAVSYYLYLFGALMVLGGFFTPNGPAAFGWFAYTPLSDVTYSPGHGGDLWAMGLVLSGLSTTLTAVNLTTTIAVLRAPGMTMFRMPIFTWNTLLTSLMAMIAFPVLTAALLALEGDRRLGMHVYDASHGGALMWQHLFWFFGHPEVYIVALPFFGIVTEIIPVFSRKPLFGYIGMVMATISITGLSLTVWAHHMFATGRVVLPFFSFMSFLIAIPTGIKFFNWVGTMWRGQLTFEPPMLFAVGFLVTFLFGGLTGVILASPPLDFQVTDSYFVVAHFHYVLFGTVVFAMFGGFYFWWPKMTGKKLNNTWGRIHFWTLFAGFHTTFLVQHWLGAEGMPRRYADYADQFTTLNLISSVGSFVLGASTFAFLWNVLITHRRSGKVGVDDPWGTGGSLEWATTCPPPRHNFTELPRIRSVRPAFDLHWPQYAPDKKGH; the protein is encoded by the coding sequence ATGACCGCGATCGACGACCCGAGGCCCGACACCACCGCCGAAGAGGCCCTCGCCCGCCACCGCATGGGCACGCGGATCGGTGACGTTCTCGCCACGACCGACCACAAGGTCGTCGGCTACCTGTATCTGACGACGTCGTTCACCATGTTCCTCATCGCGGGCGTGATGGCGATGTTCATGCGCGCGGAACTGCTGAAGCCCGGGCTCCAGATCGTCTCGAACCAGGAGTACAACCAGCTTTTCACGATGCACGGCACGATCATGCTGCTGCTGTTCGCGACGCCGTTGTTCTCCGGTTTCGCGAACGTGCTGGTGCCGCTCCAGATCGGCGCCCCGGACGTCGCCTTCCCCCGGCTCAACGCCGTCAGCTATTACCTCTACCTGTTCGGCGCGCTGATGGTGCTGGGCGGCTTCTTCACCCCGAACGGCCCGGCCGCGTTCGGCTGGTTCGCCTACACGCCCCTCTCCGACGTGACGTATTCGCCCGGCCACGGCGGCGATTTGTGGGCGATGGGACTAGTCCTCTCGGGCCTCAGCACGACGCTCACGGCCGTCAATCTCACGACGACGATCGCGGTGCTGCGCGCCCCCGGCATGACGATGTTCCGGATGCCGATCTTCACGTGGAACACGCTGCTCACCAGCCTGATGGCGATGATCGCCTTCCCGGTGCTGACGGCCGCGCTGCTCGCGCTGGAGGGCGACCGGCGGCTCGGGATGCACGTCTACGACGCGAGCCACGGCGGCGCGCTGATGTGGCAGCACCTGTTCTGGTTCTTCGGCCACCCCGAGGTCTACATCGTCGCGCTGCCGTTCTTCGGGATCGTCACCGAGATCATCCCGGTGTTCTCCCGGAAACCGCTGTTCGGCTACATCGGCATGGTGATGGCGACCATCTCCATCACCGGCCTGTCGTTGACGGTGTGGGCGCACCACATGTTCGCCACCGGACGCGTCGTGCTGCCCTTCTTCTCGTTCATGTCCTTCCTCATCGCGATCCCGACCGGCATCAAGTTCTTCAACTGGGTCGGGACGATGTGGCGGGGCCAGCTCACCTTCGAGCCGCCGATGCTGTTCGCCGTCGGGTTCCTCGTGACGTTCCTGTTCGGCGGGCTGACCGGCGTGATCCTCGCCTCTCCCCCGCTGGACTTCCAGGTCACCGACTCCTACTTCGTCGTCGCGCACTTCCACTACGTCCTGTTCGGGACGGTCGTGTTCGCGATGTTCGGCGGCTTCTACTTCTGGTGGCCGAAGATGACCGGGAAGAAGCTGAACAACACCTGGGGGCGGATCCACTTCTGGACCCTGTTCGCCGGCTTCCACACGACGTTCCTCGTGCAGCACTGGCTCGGCGCCGAGGGGATGCCGCGCCGGTACGCGGACTACGCCGACCAGTTCACGACGCTGAACCTCATCTCGTCCGTCGGCTCGTTCGTGCTCGGCGCCTCCACGTTCGCGTTCCTGTGGAACGTCCTCATCACCCACCGCAGGTCCGGAAAGGTCGGCGTGGACGACCCGTGGGGCACCGGCGGCTCCCTGGAATGGGCGACGACGTGCCCGCCGCCCCGGCACAACTTCACCGAACTGCCCCGGATCCGCTCCGTCCGTCCGGCGTTCGACCTGCACTGGCCGCAGTACGCACCGGACAAGAAAGGTCACTGA
- a CDS encoding 4Fe-4S dicluster domain-containing protein gives MGFFTDTSVCIGCKACEVACKEWNAVPEDGLELTGMSYDNTQGLGADTWRHVAFIEQRKPVGNAEAGERGDLRWLMASDVCKHCTHAACLDVCPTGALVRTEFGTVVVQEDVCNGCGYCVPACPYGVIDQRKEDGRVWKCTLCYDRIGAGQEPACAKACPTDSIQYGPLDELRERAAARVEALHDIGVADARLYGDDPDDGVGGDGAFFLLLDEPEVYGLPPDPVVTTRDLPAMWRHAGVAAAALLGGVAAVFAAHGRTGGRR, from the coding sequence ATGGGCTTCTTCACCGACACCTCGGTGTGCATCGGCTGCAAGGCGTGCGAGGTGGCGTGCAAGGAGTGGAACGCCGTTCCGGAAGACGGCCTCGAACTCACCGGGATGTCCTACGACAACACGCAGGGCCTCGGCGCCGACACCTGGCGGCACGTCGCGTTCATCGAGCAGCGCAAGCCCGTCGGGAACGCCGAGGCGGGCGAGCGCGGCGACCTGCGCTGGCTGATGGCGTCGGACGTCTGCAAGCACTGCACGCACGCCGCGTGCCTGGACGTCTGCCCGACCGGCGCCCTGGTCCGCACCGAGTTCGGCACGGTCGTCGTGCAGGAGGACGTCTGCAACGGCTGCGGATATTGCGTCCCCGCCTGCCCGTACGGCGTCATCGACCAGCGCAAGGAGGACGGCCGCGTCTGGAAGTGCACGCTCTGTTACGACCGGATCGGTGCGGGACAGGAACCGGCGTGCGCAAAAGCGTGCCCCACCGACTCCATCCAGTACGGCCCGCTGGACGAGCTGCGCGAGCGCGCCGCCGCCCGCGTCGAGGCGCTGCACGACATCGGCGTGGCCGACGCGCGCCTGTACGGGGACGACCCGGACGACGGCGTCGGCGGCGACGGCGCGTTCTTCCTGCTCCTGGACGAGCCCGAGGTCTACGGCCTGCCGCCGGACCCCGTCGTCACGACCCGCGACCTGCCAGCGATGTGGCGGCACGCCGGGGTCGCCGCCGCCGCGCTGCTCGGCGGGGTCGCGGCCGTCTTCGCCGCCCACGGCCGGACGGGAGGACGCCGGTGA
- the fdh gene encoding formate dehydrogenase — protein sequence MGVRTWIRDWPVYRQITGDDPLGRGAAAMSPATKNLAPRTDTADKVVKSVCPYCAVGCAQNVYVKDDRVVQIEGDPDSPVSRGRLCPKGAATLQLTTGDARRHEVLYRRPHGTEWERLDLDTALDMVVDRVLRTRREGWQDEVDGTAVNRTLGIASLGGATLDNEENYLIKKLFTALGIVQIENQARVCHSSTVAGLGTSFGRGGATTFMQDLQNSDCIVIEGSNFAECHPVGFQWVMEAKARGAKVIHVDPRFTRTSALADLHVPLRAGTDIAFLGGIINHVLQNGADFREYVLEYTNASTIVGEEFRDTEDLDGVFSGLDEEKRHYDLTTWQYEGGQVQAASGERDELYRERVRRGGPAAPAGTAESHGSGGAGITGEPRRDPSLEHPRCVFQILKRHYARYTPEMVEKTCGIPRETFLDVCRALVENSGRDRTSAFVYAVGWTQHSTGAQFIRAASVLQLLLGNIGRPGGGIQALRGHASIQGSSDIPTLFNLLPGYIPMPHAHSHETLDDFVQATKTEHGYWANMRAYVVSLLKAYFGENATAENDYLFGHIPRLTGSHSTYETVMAQLDGVCKGYFLLGENPAVGSANGRMQRTAMANLDWLVVRDFSLIESATWWKDGPEIETGELRTEDIGTEVFFFPAAAHTEKAGSFTNTNRWLQWHFQAVEPRGDARSDLWFIYHLGRRLRERLAESTDPRDRPLQDLTWDYPTEGTIEEPNAEAVLAEISGSHVGGRPLSGYLELKDDGSTACGCWIYSGVYADGVNQAARRKPHTEQDWTAHEWAWAWPMNRRILYNRASAAPDGEPWSDRKALVWWDAGKKKWTGHDVPDFVPDRDPSYRPPRDAQGVDAISGVDPFIMQADGKGWLYAPAGLVDGPMPTHYEPQDSPIPNPLYANQQRSPVRQVFSRPGNRYHPSGDEPGADVFPYVITTYRLTEHFTAGGMSRWSPYLAELQPAFFCEVSPELAEERGLAHNGWAHLVTARGVVEAKVLVTERMTPLRIGDKVVHQIGVPYHWGPNGYTTGDSANDLSSIALDPNVHIQEVKALSADIRPGRRPRGPAVPRFLADYRERAGITDETGMEVRG from the coding sequence ATGGGTGTGCGCACATGGATCCGGGACTGGCCGGTCTACCGGCAGATCACCGGGGACGACCCGCTCGGCCGGGGCGCCGCTGCGATGTCCCCGGCGACGAAGAACCTCGCGCCGCGAACCGACACGGCCGACAAGGTCGTGAAGTCCGTCTGCCCCTATTGCGCGGTCGGCTGCGCGCAGAACGTCTATGTGAAGGACGACCGGGTCGTCCAGATCGAAGGCGACCCCGACTCCCCGGTGAGCCGGGGCCGGCTGTGCCCGAAAGGCGCGGCGACGCTTCAGTTGACGACCGGGGACGCCCGCCGCCACGAAGTCCTCTACCGCCGTCCGCACGGGACGGAATGGGAGCGGCTGGACCTGGACACGGCCCTGGACATGGTCGTCGACCGCGTCCTGAGAACGCGCCGCGAAGGCTGGCAGGACGAGGTCGACGGCACGGCCGTGAACCGCACGCTCGGCATCGCCAGCCTCGGTGGCGCGACGCTGGACAACGAAGAGAACTACCTCATCAAGAAGCTGTTCACCGCGCTCGGGATCGTCCAGATCGAGAACCAGGCGCGGGTCTGCCACAGTTCGACCGTCGCGGGGCTCGGGACGTCGTTCGGGCGCGGCGGCGCGACGACGTTCATGCAGGACCTCCAGAACTCCGACTGCATCGTCATCGAGGGCTCGAATTTCGCCGAGTGCCATCCGGTCGGCTTCCAGTGGGTGATGGAGGCCAAGGCGCGCGGCGCGAAGGTCATCCACGTCGATCCCCGGTTCACGCGGACGAGCGCCCTCGCCGACCTGCACGTCCCCCTGCGCGCGGGCACCGACATCGCGTTCCTCGGCGGCATCATCAACCACGTCCTGCAGAACGGCGCGGACTTCCGCGAATACGTGTTGGAGTACACCAACGCGAGCACGATCGTCGGCGAGGAGTTCCGCGACACCGAGGACCTGGACGGCGTCTTCTCCGGCCTGGACGAGGAGAAGCGCCATTACGACCTGACGACCTGGCAGTACGAGGGCGGCCAGGTGCAGGCGGCGTCCGGGGAGCGCGACGAGCTGTACCGGGAACGCGTCCGGCGCGGCGGCCCCGCCGCCCCGGCGGGCACCGCGGAGTCGCACGGATCGGGCGGCGCGGGAATCACCGGGGAACCGCGCCGCGACCCGTCGTTGGAGCACCCGCGCTGCGTCTTCCAGATCCTCAAGCGCCATTACGCCCGGTACACGCCGGAAATGGTGGAGAAGACCTGCGGCATCCCGCGCGAGACGTTCCTCGACGTGTGCCGGGCGCTGGTCGAGAACTCCGGACGCGACCGGACGAGCGCTTTCGTCTACGCCGTCGGCTGGACGCAGCACAGCACCGGCGCGCAGTTCATCCGCGCGGCGTCCGTGCTGCAACTCCTGCTCGGCAACATCGGCCGTCCGGGCGGCGGGATCCAGGCGCTGCGGGGGCACGCCTCGATCCAGGGGTCCAGCGACATCCCGACGCTGTTCAACCTGCTGCCCGGCTACATCCCGATGCCGCACGCCCATTCCCACGAGACGCTGGACGATTTCGTCCAGGCCACCAAGACCGAGCACGGCTACTGGGCGAACATGCGCGCCTACGTGGTGAGCCTGCTCAAAGCGTATTTCGGGGAGAACGCCACCGCGGAGAACGACTACCTCTTCGGCCACATCCCGCGCCTGACCGGCTCGCACAGCACCTACGAGACGGTCATGGCGCAGCTCGACGGCGTCTGCAAGGGCTATTTCCTGCTCGGCGAGAACCCGGCGGTCGGGTCGGCGAACGGGCGGATGCAGCGGACGGCGATGGCGAACCTCGACTGGCTCGTCGTCCGCGATTTCTCGCTCATCGAGTCCGCGACCTGGTGGAAGGACGGCCCCGAGATCGAGACCGGGGAACTGCGCACCGAGGACATCGGGACCGAGGTGTTCTTCTTCCCGGCCGCCGCCCACACCGAGAAGGCGGGCTCGTTCACCAACACCAACCGCTGGCTCCAGTGGCATTTCCAGGCCGTCGAGCCGAGGGGCGACGCGCGCAGCGACCTGTGGTTCATCTACCACCTGGGCCGAAGGCTCCGCGAACGCCTCGCGGAATCCACCGATCCACGGGACAGGCCGCTCCAGGATCTCACCTGGGACTACCCGACCGAAGGCACGATCGAGGAGCCGAACGCCGAGGCCGTCCTCGCCGAGATCAGCGGCTCGCACGTCGGCGGCCGTCCGCTGTCGGGTTATCTGGAATTGAAGGACGACGGTTCGACCGCCTGCGGCTGCTGGATCTACAGCGGCGTTTATGCCGACGGCGTCAACCAGGCCGCGCGCCGCAAGCCGCACACCGAGCAGGACTGGACGGCGCACGAGTGGGCGTGGGCGTGGCCGATGAACCGCCGCATCCTCTACAACCGCGCGTCCGCCGCGCCGGACGGCGAGCCGTGGAGCGACCGCAAGGCCCTGGTCTGGTGGGACGCGGGAAAGAAGAAATGGACGGGCCACGACGTCCCCGACTTCGTCCCCGACCGGGACCCGTCCTACCGTCCGCCGCGCGACGCGCAGGGCGTGGACGCGATCTCCGGCGTCGACCCGTTCATCATGCAGGCGGACGGCAAGGGCTGGCTCTACGCCCCGGCAGGCCTGGTGGACGGCCCGATGCCGACGCACTACGAACCGCAGGACTCTCCGATCCCCAACCCGCTGTACGCGAACCAGCAGCGCAGCCCGGTCCGGCAGGTGTTCTCCCGTCCGGGCAACCGCTACCACCCGAGCGGCGACGAGCCGGGCGCGGACGTGTTCCCGTACGTCATCACGACCTACCGCCTCACCGAGCACTTCACGGCGGGCGGAATGTCGCGCTGGTCCCCGTATCTGGCCGAACTCCAGCCCGCGTTCTTCTGCGAGGTGTCGCCCGAGCTGGCCGAAGAACGGGGCCTCGCCCACAACGGATGGGCGCACCTGGTCACGGCACGCGGCGTCGTGGAGGCCAAGGTGCTCGTCACCGAGCGGATGACGCCGCTGCGGATCGGGGACAAGGTCGTGCACCAGATCGGCGTCCCGTACCACTGGGGACCGAACGGTTATACGACGGGCGACTCGGCCAACGACCTGTCATCCATCGCGCTGGATCCGAACGTGCACATCCAGGAGGTGAAGGCGTTGAGCGCGGACATCCGTCCGGGACGCCGTCCGCGCGGCCCCGCCGTCCCGCGCTTCCTCGCCGACTACCGCGAACGCGCGGGCATCACCGACGAAACGGGCATGGAGGTGCGCGGATGA
- the qcrB gene encoding cytochrome bc1 complex cytochrome b subunit, whose product MSGGRLAAGTARALDDRLGAARFAATNLRKVFPKHWSFLLGEIALYSFVVLLLTGTFLTFFFKPTNAQVVYDGSYTALRGITMSEAYASTLHVSFDVRGGLLMRQIHHWAAVVFVAAICAHLLRIFFTGAFRKPREINWLIGVTLFTLALAEGFAGYSLPDDLLSGTGLRTMDGIVLSIPVVGTYLAFFVFGGQFPGEDIIPRLFALHILLVPGLILALVTAHLMILWHQTHTQWPGEGRVEGKVDGEPTFPHFAAQSAAYFLFTFGVLALLATLFQINPVWLYGPYDPSQDSTAAQPDWYVGFLEGALRITPRLSTTLWGHTISWNIFVPAVVLPGVFLTLIALYPFFERWATGDGRYHHLLDRPRNAATRTAIGAAVIAWYGNLWAAGGNDVLAYTFGIPLEDTTWFFRCGFFVFPALAFVVTRRICLSLQRRDAEIARSGVESGRVWVSPRGGYHEQHEPASPAERALTGVRQPRELVAERPHHLVPLPTPGRIRAQLRTRANRFYLDYNSEVSGGGQGDHDGRTDGS is encoded by the coding sequence GTGAGCGGCGGACGGCTCGCGGCCGGGACGGCGCGGGCGCTGGACGACCGCCTCGGCGCGGCCCGCTTCGCCGCGACCAACCTCCGCAAGGTCTTCCCCAAGCACTGGTCGTTCCTGCTCGGCGAGATCGCCCTCTACTCGTTCGTGGTCCTGCTGCTGACCGGAACGTTCCTCACCTTCTTCTTCAAGCCGACGAACGCCCAGGTCGTCTACGACGGCTCGTACACGGCGCTGCGCGGCATCACGATGAGCGAGGCGTACGCGTCCACGCTGCACGTCTCGTTCGACGTGCGCGGCGGGTTGCTCATGCGCCAGATCCACCACTGGGCGGCGGTGGTGTTCGTCGCGGCGATCTGCGCGCACCTGCTGCGGATCTTCTTCACCGGCGCGTTCCGCAAGCCGCGCGAGATCAACTGGCTGATCGGCGTCACGCTGTTCACGCTGGCGCTCGCGGAGGGCTTCGCGGGCTACTCGCTGCCCGACGACCTGCTTTCGGGGACGGGCCTGCGGACGATGGACGGCATCGTCCTGTCCATCCCGGTCGTCGGGACGTACCTGGCGTTCTTCGTCTTCGGCGGCCAGTTCCCCGGCGAGGACATCATCCCGCGCCTGTTCGCGCTGCACATCCTGCTCGTCCCGGGCCTGATCCTCGCGCTGGTCACCGCGCACCTGATGATCCTCTGGCACCAGACGCACACGCAGTGGCCCGGCGAGGGCCGCGTCGAGGGCAAGGTGGACGGCGAGCCGACGTTCCCGCACTTCGCCGCGCAGAGCGCCGCCTACTTCCTGTTCACGTTCGGGGTCCTCGCGCTGCTCGCGACGCTGTTCCAGATCAACCCGGTGTGGCTGTACGGGCCGTACGACCCGAGCCAGGACTCCACCGCCGCGCAGCCCGACTGGTACGTCGGGTTCCTGGAGGGCGCGCTGCGCATCACCCCGCGGCTGAGCACGACCCTGTGGGGCCACACGATCTCGTGGAACATCTTCGTACCGGCCGTCGTGCTGCCCGGCGTGTTCCTGACACTCATCGCGCTGTACCCGTTCTTCGAGCGCTGGGCGACGGGCGACGGGCGCTACCACCACCTGCTGGACCGTCCGCGCAACGCCGCGACCCGGACGGCCATCGGCGCGGCCGTGATCGCCTGGTACGGCAACCTGTGGGCGGCGGGCGGCAACGACGTCCTCGCGTACACGTTCGGCATCCCGCTGGAGGACACGACGTGGTTCTTCCGCTGCGGCTTCTTCGTGTTCCCCGCGCTCGCGTTCGTCGTCACCCGGCGGATCTGCCTGAGCCTCCAGCGCCGGGACGCCGAGATCGCGCGGTCGGGCGTCGAGAGCGGACGCGTCTGGGTCAGCCCGCGCGGCGGCTACCACGAACAGCATGAACCGGCGTCGCCCGCCGAACGGGCGCTGACGGGCGTCCGGCAGCCGCGCGAACTGGTCGCCGAGCGCCCGCACCACCTCGTCCCGCTGCCGACGCCCGGCCGGATCAGGGCGCAGCTCCGCACCCGCGCCAACCGCTTCTACCTGGACTACAACAGCGAGGTCTCCGGCGGCGGCCAGGGCGACCACGACGGGCGGACGGACGGATCATGA
- the nrfD gene encoding NrfD/PsrC family molybdoenzyme membrane anchor subunit, translating into MSTSDVTKQGVRGVRPGRDALVGAGLRRRKRRGERPMVPDAEFTSYYGKPIINRPTWEARDIAGYFFLGGLAGAGSVLAAGAHFTGRPGAARALKISSTVAIAGSAAALIHDLGRPARFYNMLRVLRPTSPMSVGSWLLGAYGPAAGAAAVLDVTGLFPRLGRSATVAAALLGPAVATYTAVLAANTAVPAWHDGYRELPFVFAGSAVAAASGLALAAAPTAETAPVRTAALLGTAVETTALTLMERRLGMVAEPYGKGRAGRLMRAAKVLSVAGAVGGAALGGRSRTAAVLSGAALLAASACTRFGVFYAGVASADDPKYTVVPQRERMFSRRAPGSGESSD; encoded by the coding sequence GTGAGCACGTCCGACGTCACGAAGCAGGGCGTCCGGGGCGTGCGTCCGGGCCGGGACGCCCTGGTCGGCGCGGGCCTGCGGCGCCGGAAGCGCCGGGGCGAGCGGCCGATGGTCCCGGACGCCGAATTCACCTCCTACTACGGCAAACCGATCATCAACCGTCCCACCTGGGAGGCCCGGGACATCGCGGGCTACTTCTTCCTCGGCGGGCTCGCGGGCGCCGGGTCCGTGCTCGCCGCTGGAGCGCACTTCACCGGACGGCCCGGCGCCGCCCGCGCGCTGAAGATCTCCTCGACCGTCGCCATCGCCGGGTCGGCCGCCGCGCTGATCCACGACCTCGGCCGTCCGGCCCGCTTCTACAACATGCTCCGCGTGCTGCGCCCGACCTCACCGATGAGCGTCGGTTCCTGGCTGCTCGGTGCGTATGGGCCTGCTGCGGGCGCGGCGGCCGTCCTGGACGTCACCGGCCTGTTCCCGCGCCTCGGACGGTCCGCGACCGTCGCGGCGGCGCTGCTCGGCCCGGCCGTCGCGACGTACACGGCCGTCCTCGCCGCGAACACGGCCGTCCCCGCCTGGCACGACGGCTACCGCGAGCTGCCGTTCGTCTTCGCCGGATCGGCGGTGGCGGCCGCGTCCGGGCTCGCGCTCGCCGCCGCGCCGACGGCCGAGACCGCGCCCGTCCGCACGGCCGCGCTGCTCGGCACGGCGGTCGAGACGACCGCGCTGACGCTCATGGAACGCCGGCTCGGCATGGTCGCCGAGCCGTACGGGAAGGGCCGCGCGGGCCGCCTCATGCGCGCCGCGAAGGTGCTGTCGGTCGCCGGCGCCGTCGGCGGTGCCGCGCTCGGCGGACGAAGCCGGACGGCGGCCGTCCTCAGCGGCGCGGCTCTACTGGCCGCGTCCGCCTGCACCCGGTTCGGCGTGTTCTACGCCGGCGTGGCGTCGGCGGACGACCCGAAGTACACCGTCGTCCCGCAGCGGGAGCGGATGTTTTCCCGCCGTGCGCCGGGTAGTGGCGAGAGTAGCGACTGA
- a CDS encoding RNA polymerase sigma factor has protein sequence MTTARATTTHPPGRAPTDAEIIDASRGHPERFAAVFDRHYAEIHRYVDRRLGADAADDIAAETFLVAFRKRASFDGRASARPWLYGIATRLVSRHRRDEMRRYRALARLHAADTENHDERVTDIVTAAGAGLAPALGKLAHGDRDVLLLVALADLSYPEVAAALGIAYGTVCSRLNRARRQVRAALGAAPEGDDHG, from the coding sequence GTGACCACCGCCCGCGCCACGACGACGCACCCGCCCGGCCGTGCACCGACCGACGCCGAGATCATCGACGCGTCCCGCGGGCACCCCGAACGCTTCGCCGCCGTCTTCGACCGCCACTACGCCGAGATCCACCGCTATGTGGACCGGCGGCTGGGCGCCGACGCCGCCGACGACATCGCCGCCGAGACCTTTCTCGTCGCGTTCCGCAAGCGCGCCTCGTTCGACGGCCGCGCGTCCGCGCGCCCGTGGCTGTACGGCATAGCGACCCGCCTGGTCAGCCGCCACCGCCGCGACGAGATGCGCCGCTACCGCGCCCTGGCACGCCTGCACGCGGCCGACACCGAGAACCACGACGAGCGGGTCACCGACATCGTGACCGCCGCCGGCGCGGGTCTCGCCCCGGCGCTCGGAAAACTCGCGCACGGCGACCGGGACGTCCTGCTCCTGGTGGCGCTCGCCGACCTCAGCTATCCCGAGGTCGCCGCCGCCCTCGGCATCGCCTACGGCACGGTGTGCTCCCGGTTGAACCGCGCCCGCCGCCAGGTCCGGGCCGCGCTCGGCGCCGCTCCGGAAGGAGACGATCATGGATGA
- a CDS encoding hemerythrin domain-containing protein yields MKSTATEAPATGDVIDLLRRQHGQIRDLFALVAEREGDERRTAFERLVRLLAVHETAEEEIVHPLARRSLRGGDGIVDDRLAEERAAKEMLADLDGMDVGDPAFLPKLDELRIAVLTHARAEERYEFDRLGAEFTPEQRRSLASAVAMAEATAPTHPHPGIESAKKNLLLGPPTAMVDRIRDVIRGRAK; encoded by the coding sequence ATGAAATCGACCGCAACGGAAGCGCCGGCGACCGGCGACGTCATCGACCTGCTGCGGCGGCAGCACGGCCAGATCCGGGACCTGTTCGCGCTGGTGGCCGAGCGGGAGGGGGACGAGCGCAGAACGGCGTTCGAACGGCTCGTCCGCCTGCTCGCCGTCCACGAGACGGCCGAGGAGGAGATCGTCCATCCGCTGGCGCGGCGGTCGCTGCGCGGCGGCGACGGCATCGTGGACGACCGGCTGGCCGAGGAGCGCGCGGCCAAGGAGATGCTCGCCGATCTGGACGGCATGGACGTCGGTGACCCGGCGTTCCTCCCCAAACTGGACGAGCTGCGCATCGCCGTCCTGACCCACGCCCGCGCCGAGGAACGCTACGAGTTCGACCGTCTCGGCGCCGAGTTCACCCCCGAGCAGCGCCGCTCGCTGGCGTCGGCGGTCGCGATGGCCGAGGCGACCGCGCCGACGCACCCGCACCCCGGCATCGAGAGCGCCAAGAAGAACCTGCTGCTCGGCCCGCCGACCGCGATGGTCGACCGGATCCGGGACGTCATCCGGGGCCGCGCCAAATAA